One genomic region from Spirosoma sp. KCTC 42546 encodes:
- a CDS encoding App1 family protein produces METVQLPFRHKQKKSLKGGIKHYFLTWLHLTDQPLVKVYRGFGNQTMLTVHGTVFKQSALPRKKYRTSIWVNLLGLIRLFLVRPYSQVRVRVYAGGQTRETKTDLDGYFRVEVPLTQALPPGWHVVQAQCISPAGMPETILADGEGDVLVPHASSFACISDIDDTFLVSHSAVLMKRLTVLITRNAHTRQPFEGVVSHYQLLAKANTQDEATNPFFYVSSSEWNLYDYILEFSKKNGLPEGVYLLSPLKQFSELLKTGQGKHMTKFMRIVRILEAYPNQNFILLGDDTQEDPTIYASVVEHFPSRIRCVYIRQVHHKNQLKTREILSRIEAMGVPYCYFAHSAEARQHSVESGLVA; encoded by the coding sequence ATGGAAACAGTGCAGTTGCCTTTTAGGCATAAACAAAAAAAAAGCCTGAAGGGTGGAATAAAACATTATTTCTTAACATGGCTGCATCTGACCGACCAGCCCCTGGTGAAGGTATACCGGGGTTTCGGGAATCAAACCATGTTAACTGTTCATGGGACTGTTTTTAAGCAGAGTGCGTTGCCCCGAAAAAAATACCGGACCAGTATCTGGGTGAATTTGCTGGGTTTAATTCGATTGTTTTTGGTTCGGCCCTATTCACAGGTTCGGGTTCGGGTTTATGCAGGTGGGCAGACCAGAGAGACTAAAACGGATCTGGATGGCTATTTTCGGGTTGAGGTGCCCCTGACACAAGCGTTGCCGCCTGGCTGGCATGTAGTTCAGGCGCAGTGTATATCCCCGGCAGGCATGCCCGAAACCATACTAGCCGATGGAGAGGGAGACGTTTTAGTACCTCATGCAAGCTCGTTTGCCTGTATTTCCGACATTGATGATACGTTTCTGGTATCGCACTCAGCCGTACTCATGAAACGGTTAACCGTATTGATCACCCGGAATGCGCATACTCGCCAACCCTTTGAGGGGGTGGTATCGCATTATCAGTTGCTGGCCAAAGCGAACACCCAGGATGAGGCAACAAATCCGTTTTTCTACGTGTCGAGTAGTGAATGGAACCTGTACGACTATATTCTGGAGTTCTCGAAGAAAAACGGCCTGCCTGAAGGCGTGTATCTGCTGAGCCCGTTAAAGCAATTCTCGGAGTTGTTGAAAACAGGGCAGGGGAAGCATATGACGAAGTTTATGCGGATTGTCCGGATTCTGGAAGCGTATCCAAACCAGAATTTTATTCTGCTGGGCGACGATACGCAGGAAGACCCCACTATTTATGCATCGGTAGTTGAGCACTTTCCATCCCGGATTCGTTGTGTCTATATTCGGCAGGTTCATCATAAAAATCAGCTAAAAACCCGGGAAATTTTGAGTCGTATTGAAGCCATGGGTGTTCCTTATTGCTACTTTGCGCACAGTGCCGAAGCCCGTCAACATTCAGTAGAAAGTGGATTAGTTGCCTAA
- a CDS encoding FdhF/YdeP family oxidoreductase, whose translation MDQNTPPEELTGDLTIGKPYTEAAGVEAILKSLEHIGSGTGLIRGLKVLADLNQKDGFDCPSCAWPDPDDHRSKLGEYCESGAKAVADEIMTKHSASPVLFQRYSVAELLQKGDLWLGQQGRLTQPMILKPGATHYEPIEWADAIQLIASQLKALDSPDEAIFYTSGRTSNEAAFLYQLFVRMFGTNNMPDCSNMCHESTSVALADSLGLGKASVKYDDYEKADVIMIMGQNPGTNAPRMLTPLEQAKRNGAKIIAVNPLHEAGLLSFKYPQSVRDVVLGGQKLTDLFLQIPINSDLALLKAMCKLLLAEEKKSPGKVLDQDFIRKYTAGYDAFVKSLDQFELSDLAAQCGQTIAQIQEAVDLFKHTPKLIICWAMGLTQHKNAVQTINEVINLLLLKGSIGIEGGGASPIRGHSNVQGDRTMGIWEKPKPEFLDALKRVFKFEPPRENGYDTVAAVKAMHEGKASVFFGLGGNFAMAVSDTNYTADALKRCKLTVHVSTKLNRSHLIHGETALILPCLGRTDHDRQATGEQFVSCESTTGVVAQSHGVVEPSSAYLKSEVAIIGELAKATLVAPTVPVGRNKSDYSADRPGRYYMDWDQLVANYDRIRDLIEQVVPGFDNYNEKVRIPGGFYIPNGPRVREFKTKDGKAHFTINTPTHHNLQPGELLLMTVRSHDQFNTTLYGNDDRYRGIYNERRVVFMNPDDIANRGLREKQVVDLHSQYDGQNRTAHRFIVIPYNIPLGCTAAYFPETNVLIPIDSKADKSNTPTSKSIVITVTPAEG comes from the coding sequence ATGGATCAGAACACGCCCCCCGAAGAATTAACCGGCGACCTTACAATAGGTAAGCCTTATACCGAAGCCGCTGGTGTCGAAGCCATCCTGAAGTCGCTGGAGCACATTGGTAGTGGCACGGGCCTGATTCGTGGGTTAAAGGTGCTGGCCGATCTGAACCAGAAAGATGGATTCGATTGCCCATCCTGCGCCTGGCCTGACCCTGACGACCATCGGTCTAAACTGGGTGAATATTGCGAAAGCGGGGCCAAGGCCGTCGCAGACGAAATTATGACCAAACACTCGGCCTCGCCCGTACTGTTTCAACGCTATTCGGTAGCCGAGTTGCTTCAGAAAGGGGACTTGTGGCTTGGACAACAAGGACGGCTGACGCAGCCGATGATCTTAAAACCCGGCGCTACTCATTACGAACCAATTGAATGGGCGGATGCTATTCAGCTCATTGCCAGCCAGCTAAAAGCACTTGATTCCCCTGATGAAGCCATTTTTTATACCTCAGGCCGAACCAGCAACGAAGCAGCTTTTCTGTACCAGTTGTTCGTTCGGATGTTCGGCACGAACAACATGCCCGACTGCTCGAACATGTGCCACGAATCAACCAGCGTTGCCCTGGCCGATTCACTGGGGCTGGGGAAGGCATCGGTCAAATACGATGATTACGAAAAGGCCGACGTGATCATGATTATGGGCCAGAATCCCGGCACCAACGCACCCCGAATGCTTACGCCACTGGAACAGGCCAAGCGAAATGGGGCTAAAATCATTGCCGTAAATCCCTTACACGAAGCAGGCTTGCTGTCGTTTAAATATCCGCAGAGCGTTCGGGATGTGGTGTTGGGTGGACAGAAACTCACGGATTTGTTTTTGCAGATTCCCATCAACTCCGACCTTGCCTTGCTAAAGGCGATGTGTAAGCTGTTATTGGCCGAAGAGAAAAAAAGTCCGGGAAAAGTGCTGGACCAGGACTTTATCAGGAAATACACCGCCGGTTACGATGCGTTCGTGAAAAGTCTCGATCAGTTTGAACTAAGCGATTTAGCCGCTCAATGCGGACAGACCATCGCGCAGATTCAGGAAGCGGTCGATTTGTTCAAGCATACACCCAAATTGATCATTTGCTGGGCAATGGGTCTGACCCAACACAAAAATGCGGTTCAGACAATTAATGAAGTGATTAATCTGCTCTTGCTGAAAGGTAGCATTGGCATTGAAGGGGGAGGGGCCAGCCCAATACGTGGCCACAGCAATGTGCAGGGCGACCGTACGATGGGCATTTGGGAAAAGCCCAAACCTGAGTTTCTGGATGCTCTCAAGCGTGTGTTCAAGTTTGAACCACCCCGCGAAAATGGCTATGATACGGTTGCCGCTGTGAAAGCGATGCACGAGGGCAAAGCGAGCGTGTTCTTTGGACTGGGCGGCAATTTCGCGATGGCCGTCTCCGATACGAATTACACGGCAGATGCCCTGAAAAGGTGTAAACTAACGGTGCATGTTTCCACAAAGCTCAACCGGAGTCACCTCATTCACGGCGAAACGGCGCTCATTCTTCCCTGCCTGGGTCGTACTGACCATGATAGACAGGCAACTGGTGAGCAGTTTGTTAGCTGCGAGAGTACAACGGGCGTAGTGGCACAATCCCACGGAGTCGTTGAGCCTTCGTCTGCGTATTTGAAAAGTGAAGTGGCCATTATTGGTGAGTTAGCGAAGGCTACGCTTGTAGCACCGACCGTCCCGGTCGGCCGTAACAAGTCCGACTACTCGGCCGACCGTCCCGGTCGGTACTACATGGACTGGGACCAGCTTGTAGCTAACTATGACCGTATCCGTGACCTGATTGAACAGGTGGTGCCTGGTTTCGATAACTATAACGAAAAGGTTCGGATACCCGGCGGCTTTTACATTCCCAACGGCCCGCGTGTTCGGGAGTTTAAAACGAAGGATGGCAAAGCGCATTTCACGATCAACACACCAACGCACCATAACTTACAGCCCGGCGAGTTGTTGCTCATGACCGTTCGGAGTCACGATCAGTTCAACACCACGCTCTATGGCAATGATGATCGCTATCGGGGCATTTATAACGAACGGCGCGTGGTATTCATGAACCCCGACGACATTGCCAATCGGGGATTACGGGAAAAACAAGTGGTGGATTTGCATAGTCAATACGACGGTCAGAACCGAACGGCTCATCGGTTTATCGTGATTCCGTACAACATTCCGCTTGGCTGTACAGCAGCTTACTTCCCCGAAACGAACGTATTGATACCGATTGACTCAAAAGCCGATAAAAGTAATACTCCCACCTCGAAGTCGATTGTTATTACCGTGACACCAGCGGAGGGGTAA
- a CDS encoding PadR family transcriptional regulator, translated as MKGTQLGEFEEIVLLTITLLYDDAYGVAVVEALSKRLERPMSLGVVHRTMQRLEEKGLVHSRFSEPIAERGGRAKRLFTITLAGEQALREARRIRNELWEEIPKTAFDHLT; from the coding sequence ATGAAGGGCACCCAACTAGGCGAGTTTGAAGAGATCGTTTTACTGACAATCACGCTGCTGTACGATGATGCCTACGGCGTGGCTGTTGTAGAGGCATTAAGCAAGCGTTTGGAGCGCCCCATGAGCTTAGGCGTTGTTCATCGAACCATGCAGCGGTTAGAAGAAAAAGGGCTGGTTCATTCTCGCTTTAGCGAACCTATTGCTGAACGGGGTGGACGGGCCAAACGCCTGTTTACCATAACCCTGGCGGGTGAACAAGCCTTACGGGAAGCGCGACGAATTCGTAATGAATTATGGGAAGAGATTCCGAAAACCGCTTTTGACCATCTGACATGA
- a CDS encoding ABC transporter permease encodes MNRNNKNHQGSQPAPPRWAERLLERLTAPHIRDEILGDLYELFQKRVQRYGSTQAQLLYGLEMLLLLHPRLWRKQAQYVNRYTTTVYSPPNPMAMLSNYVKIAWRKLNRHKSYTVINVVSLSLGMACAILIFTLVKYHLSFDTFHADQNRIYRIYTELHTEKVTYSTGVPNPMGEAFRSGYNVAEKVGRIAFLTKRVVAVAPQKKFEEDIAFADPDFFDIFNFPLLEGNPKSALQDHNTALITDRIAKKYFGNENPIGQLLHIDESLVVKITGILRNLPATTDFHSEIYLPFSNLQNHSPWMVEKDWWLGFNKEMQCFIRLKPDVSAAVVDSKILPAIVDKYYDKENAKHFRFKLQPIADVHFNPNLRGYTEKKNLWTFALIGFFLVVTACVNFINLATAQALGRAKEIGVRKALGSQQGTLFWQFITETALIAGLSLIIASGLAYLALPFVNQWFGIKLMLNLLTDTYLLIFLFGLLLIVIFCSGAYPGLILARFQPVLALKGKLSQQSTGGFSLRKGLVVTQFAISQLLIIGTLIITSQLRYSQQADLGFRKDAMVILPVPDNKKSKISTLAAQLSELSGVENVTFFDTPPATEFLASTSFRFDSRPENEKFNISIKAGDHQYAPTFNIPILAGRNLNPSDTIREYLLNETAVKALGLASLQEVIGKAATINGRSGTIVGVMKDFHYKSFRVAIEPLCLTTWGETYNSCGVTINPANLGPTLAGLEKAWTALYPSSIFTYRFMDEDIERLYKLDTMLLRLIQAFAGIAIFVGCLGLYGLVSFMADQKKKEIGVRKVLGASTFGILWLFGKEFSRLLLVAFVLAAPLAWWVMNKWLTNFVYRIELGAGMFILAMLITFMVALLTVGFQSMKAALMNPIKTLRTE; translated from the coding sequence ATGAATCGAAACAATAAAAACCATCAGGGCAGCCAGCCAGCGCCCCCTCGCTGGGCTGAGCGGCTATTGGAACGGCTTACAGCTCCTCATATCCGGGATGAAATTTTGGGGGATCTGTATGAATTATTTCAAAAGCGGGTTCAACGATACGGCTCTACTCAGGCCCAGCTGCTGTATGGGCTGGAAATGCTGCTGCTGTTACATCCCCGCCTTTGGCGCAAACAAGCTCAATATGTCAATCGATACACGACAACCGTTTATTCACCACCAAACCCAATGGCCATGCTTAGTAATTATGTTAAAATTGCCTGGAGAAAACTTAATCGACACAAATCCTATACGGTGATCAATGTGGTGAGCCTAAGCCTGGGCATGGCCTGCGCCATTCTGATCTTTACGCTGGTTAAATACCATCTGAGCTTTGATACGTTTCATGCTGATCAAAACCGCATCTACCGCATTTACACAGAGCTTCATACAGAAAAAGTGACCTATAGCACGGGCGTTCCCAATCCGATGGGAGAAGCCTTCCGAAGTGGGTACAATGTCGCTGAAAAAGTTGGCCGTATTGCCTTTCTAACGAAACGGGTGGTTGCCGTAGCGCCCCAGAAAAAGTTTGAAGAAGATATTGCGTTTGCCGATCCGGATTTTTTTGACATTTTCAATTTTCCCCTGCTAGAGGGCAACCCGAAATCTGCTTTGCAGGATCATAATACAGCCCTTATTACAGACCGAATCGCTAAAAAATATTTTGGCAATGAAAATCCCATCGGTCAGCTATTGCACATTGATGAGTCGCTGGTTGTTAAGATAACCGGTATTCTCCGAAACCTACCGGCTACCACAGACTTTCATTCAGAGATCTATCTACCCTTCAGCAATTTGCAGAACCACAGTCCCTGGATGGTCGAAAAAGACTGGTGGCTAGGTTTCAATAAAGAGATGCAATGTTTTATCCGGCTCAAACCGGATGTATCAGCGGCTGTGGTCGATTCGAAAATTCTTCCAGCAATTGTTGATAAATACTACGATAAAGAGAATGCGAAGCATTTTCGATTTAAATTACAGCCGATCGCCGATGTTCATTTTAATCCTAACCTGCGGGGATACACTGAGAAAAAAAATCTCTGGACATTTGCTCTGATCGGTTTTTTTCTGGTTGTCACGGCCTGTGTCAACTTTATTAATCTGGCAACGGCTCAGGCGCTTGGGCGCGCCAAGGAAATTGGGGTTCGAAAAGCACTGGGCAGCCAGCAGGGAACGCTTTTCTGGCAATTTATTACCGAAACGGCGCTTATCGCCGGATTATCTCTGATTATCGCTTCGGGGTTGGCATACCTGGCCTTACCGTTTGTTAATCAATGGTTTGGCATAAAGCTGATGCTCAATTTATTGACGGATACGTATCTACTTATCTTTTTATTCGGCCTGCTGCTGATCGTAATTTTCTGTTCAGGTGCTTATCCCGGTTTGATTCTGGCTCGTTTTCAGCCTGTACTGGCGCTGAAAGGGAAGCTTTCTCAACAGTCGACAGGTGGTTTCTCCCTGCGAAAAGGGTTGGTGGTCACCCAGTTTGCCATCTCACAACTGCTTATCATTGGCACACTGATTATAACCAGCCAGTTGCGTTATTCCCAACAGGCTGATCTGGGTTTTCGGAAAGACGCAATGGTTATTCTGCCCGTTCCCGACAATAAAAAGTCCAAAATCAGCACGTTGGCGGCACAGCTTTCTGAACTATCCGGCGTTGAAAATGTGACGTTTTTCGATACCCCTCCCGCAACTGAATTCTTGGCAAGCACCTCATTTCGCTTCGATTCTCGCCCGGAAAACGAAAAATTCAATATTTCTATTAAAGCTGGGGATCATCAGTATGCCCCGACATTCAACATTCCTATTCTGGCTGGTCGTAACCTGAATCCATCGGATACGATTAGGGAATACCTGCTCAACGAAACGGCCGTAAAAGCCCTTGGATTAGCTTCGCTACAGGAAGTGATCGGCAAAGCTGCTACAATCAATGGTCGATCAGGAACCATAGTCGGCGTGATGAAGGATTTCCACTATAAGTCGTTTCGTGTAGCTATTGAACCCCTCTGCCTGACAACCTGGGGTGAGACTTACAACAGTTGCGGGGTAACCATAAATCCGGCTAATCTGGGGCCAACCCTGGCCGGACTTGAAAAAGCCTGGACGGCCCTGTATCCGTCTTCCATTTTTACGTATCGGTTTATGGATGAGGACATTGAGCGGCTCTATAAGTTGGATACTATGCTTCTGCGGCTCATTCAGGCGTTTGCCGGTATCGCAATTTTTGTGGGTTGCCTGGGTCTGTACGGGCTGGTGTCGTTCATGGCAGATCAGAAAAAGAAAGAAATTGGTGTACGCAAGGTATTGGGTGCGAGTACGTTTGGTATCCTTTGGTTGTTTGGGAAAGAGTTTTCTCGTCTGCTGTTGGTTGCGTTTGTGCTGGCAGCTCCATTGGCGTGGTGGGTCATGAACAAGTGGCTTACTAATTTTGTGTATCGGATTGAACTCGGTGCCGGTATGTTTATTCTGGCAATGCTCATCACGTTCATGGTTGCCTTGCTGACCGTCGGTTTCCAGAGTATGAAGGCCGCTCTGATGAATCCGATAAAGACCTTACGTACAGAATAG